The Silene latifolia isolate original U9 population chromosome Y, ASM4854445v1, whole genome shotgun sequence sequence TTCCTTGACGCCTGGAGtgggtacaaccagataaaaatggACCCTAAGGATCAGGAGAAAACAGCCTTCAAATCTGACAGAGGCTTGTACTGCTACAATGTGATGCCCTTTGGCCTCAAAAATGCTTGTTCCACCTATCTGCGCTTGGTGAACAGAATGTTCAAGGAGGAGATAGAGAGAacaatggaagtctatattgatgataTGGTAGTCAAATACAAGAAGGCAGAACAACACATGTCCCACCTGGAAAATACCTTCTTAATCCTCAGAAAATACCATATGAAGCTGAACCCCCTAAAATGCACTTTTGGAGTCTCCTCGGGGAATTGGTGAcgcaaagagggatagaggccagcacgGAGCAAATCAAAGCAGTCCTAAATCGGTTCATATCAAGGTCCTCAAACAGGTGCCGATTGTTCTATGACATCCTGAGGAAgtgccagaagtttgaatggacgcaGGAGCATGAAAAGGCGTTTGGGGACTCAAGCAGTACCTAAGCACCCCTCATCTTCTCTCCAAGCCAGAACAGGGAGAACCACTGTACTTGTATCTGTCAGTAACAGAGGTGGCTGTAAGCACTGTACTGGTACGAGAGCATGAAGGTATGCAGAAACCAGTATACTATAAGCAAGTCTCTGTTACCTGCAGAGACTAGGTACACATCTCTAGAAAAACTCGTTTTAGCACTTGTAACTACTTCTTACAAATTGcatccctattttgagtcacatacaatttcagtcgtgaccaactaccccctGAGAACTATAATGAGGAAATCCGAACTGTCAGGGAGAATGGTTAAGTGGTCTATCCACCTAAGTGGGTACGACCTAAAATTTGAACCCCGAACAGCCATAAAGTCCCAAGCCCTAGctgactttgtgtcagactttaGTCCCACCCTTCAAGAACAAGCCGACAGTGAAATCTTGACAGTAAGTGAGGCTAAAGGGGAGCAGGTATGGGAATTACatgttgatggggcatccaacacGAAGGGAGCAGGGGTAGGGCTGGTTCTGAAATCACCTAAGGGGGAACAGATAATACAGGCAGTACGGTGCGAGTTCAAAGCAACAAATAACGAGGCTGAATACGAGGCCCTAATATTAGGACTCCAATTAGCCTTGGAAATGCAAATCAACCACATCACAGTGTATAGTGACTCCCAACTGATTGTCAACCACGTGAATAATGTGTATACGGCCAGGGATCCTAAAATGGTAGCCTACCTGGAAGTGGCAAAGGAGCTCAAACTCCGCTTTGCCTCGTTCCACATCCAGCAGATACCAATGGACCAGAATGTTAAAGCAGATGCTCTCGCCACCCTGGGAGCATCCTTCACTCCAGGAGTAGTGGGTTCTATACCATTTATCTATGTCATGAAACATGCCATACGCCAGAATGAACAGCAGAACGCCAGTAAGGCTGCAACTACCCAGTGGACATATGAAGCGGGGATACTGTGTACTACCACACCCCAGGAAGAAACTGATGATTGGCGCAAGCCTTACATTAGTTGGCTACGCGATGAGGTATTACCACCTGACCAGAAAGAAGCTAGGAGCTTCAAAATGAAATCCTCCCGATTCGTACTCATTGATGGTATCCTATTTAGGAAGTCCTTGGCAGGACCCTATCTGAGGTGCTTGAGCATACAGGAGGCACAGGCAGTAATGTTTGATATCCACAGTGGTGATTGTGGAAATCACATAGGGGGtaggagcctgtccaacaagaCACTGAGGCAGggttacttctggcctaccatgaggAAGGACGCCATAGACTACGTCAAGAAATGCGAAGAATGCCAAAGGCACGCTCCTGttagccaccagccagcagaacatAGGCATCCGATCATCGCGCCTTGGGCTtttatgaaatggggaatggaTATTGTGGGACCATTAACCTGTGCTTCTGGAAACAGAACGTACATGCTGGCAATGACAGACTACTTCTCTAAATGGATAGAAGCAAAAGCTTTCCCTCAGATCCTGGAgaagcatgtgatatctttcatcAAGAGAAATATAGTCAGCAGATACGGCATCCCTttagaaatcatatgtgacaacgggTCATAATTCATATCCAACAGAACGGAAGACTACTGCGCAAGGTGGAACATCAAACTATTTAAGTCAACTCCTAGGAATCCACAgtccaacggtcaggcagaatccagcaacAAGATAGTCATGAACAACCTCAAAAGAAGGCTGAAGGAGATATGAGCCAACTAGGCAGATGAGCTCCCCTTCGTACTGTGGTCTGATAGAACCACCCCCAAAgtggcaacaggtcaaacaccattCAGTCTGGTATATGGGGCCGATGCAGTTATTCCCTCTGAGGTGTAAATACCGACGCATCGATATGACATTGCCACCGAAGAGAGGAACCAGGTAGAAATGGCCAGCAGCCTGAATACCATTGATGAGCTAAGAACCAGCGCCCAAATTAGGATGACAGCCTACAAACAGACAGcagccaggagttacaacaaaaacGTAAGACTGAGAACACTGTAGGTAGGATACCTGGTACTCAGGAAGGTATTCCCAAACACCAAGAATCAGAGTGTAGGTAAAATCGCCtataactgggaaggtccctaccccATAGAAGGCAACGTGGGTAATAGGGCATACAAGTTGGAGACTATGGATGGGGAAGCTGTCCCTAGGTCCTGGAACATCATTCACCTTAAAAAGTATTATGTCTGAGGTTCCAGGTGCAGGAACCAGAGGTTCCACCTCCAGCAGGTACACCCCAGGACCCTTGAATCCCAGCCTTCAGTACTCCAGAAACCTTATAACATGAACTAACTTGCTAAAAGTGTCTGATTAAGCAGTTATCCCTTGAAGGGGAACAACCCCAGAACCCACTTGCTGGAGCCACATCTCACTCTCTCATGAGGTACGTATGATAACCATTTTATCCCATACCACCTGACTATACTACCTGCGTTGGTCTAACAATAACATCTCTTTTGACAGCAGGAACAACTAAGTCACCAGGCAAGGTCTTTCATTCAGTACGCACGTGCTAAGTCTCCTAAATTCAGCAGGTACTACTAAGGAAATGATAACTTACAACGTATCTTTCAAATCCTTTGAGTCAAAAcccttttttcttattttcccttAGTGTCAACTTCACAGGTGTCACACGGAGCAAAATGTGGAAGCAGCGTACTTAGTATTTCAAAAGGCCAAAATAAAACTCTATTCTTTTAAGTTATTGTAAAAATTCTGGGGGAACACACTTTGTGCTCCCTAAACTATTTTGGATTTATGAAATTGCTTCCATTTTTAAGTTTATCGTTGTTTTTGGATTGAATGTGGATATGGTAAGTTGAATATTAAGGAAATGTCCTAGTAGGCTAACTGATGAATAAGAACTAGCAGAATGTTCCTCCTGCATGAAGTACCTAATGTGCGCGTGGTCGAAACAGAGGGATTCGAGCATCCTGATGGACATAAAGCTCCCTGAACCACCATAGACATCTCAACAAGTACGAAGCCGGCACACAAACAGAAAGAACAAAAGAATTGCTACCAAAACAACAGAAGGAACAAAACGAAAATTTATAAACACCCCTCAGCAGGGGGAACTTGAAAAGCAAAGTATTTTTGCCCCTCTTACGAGGCAAAAAAAAAGTACTAAGAGGTGCCAAAAACTACCAGGTACCAAAGAGTTGGATTACAATGGGCCACCACACAGGGTGCCCAACAAAACAtcaagataaaaaaattaaaatttaaatgcctaaactaggcagcagcagcagaatctgGGGCGCCATCAGCAGGAACATCCACAAGGATGTTAGGCTCCACAATAGCCTCTCCTCAAGATGGACCTTCCCCTCCCTGGGCGACGAGGGCTTCCTCCCTGACCTCCTCAACTGACGCGACAGCTAGTTGTTCAGTCCTAGCATTGGTCTCTCCATCATCACCACCCAGCAAGTCGTTGATGAGGCTGAAGTCCGGCTTGACTGGATACGCAGCATTGAACAACCGTTCCTCCTCAGCAAGGTCCCAGTTGGAGTGCTCACCCGCCTCAAACTCCTTGAGGCACTTGATCTTTGTTTCCTAGGCGGAAACCAATAAAGAGTCCAAGAGTAGGTGCTTCAACAGCTCCACCTCCTTGTGAGCCTCTTCCATACGCCCTTCTGCCACCCTCCTCTCAGCATCCAGCTGTTTCTGGGCAGCTGCCTTCTCCTTAGCCAGCTTCTTCTGGGCAGCCACCTTCTCCCTCCTAACCAGCGCCAGATCTGCCTCTACCTTTCCCAGGTTGACATTGAGGTTGTTCGCCTCCCCCATCAATTTGGCAACCTCCCTGCGCAGGAACAAGCCGTCCTGCAAAACCTGCTAGAGGAACAGTCAGCAGCATGAACAAAATAAACCAGTAAAACGTAAAGGAAATTTAAAAGGGACCTGCAGGGCGAGCCCATGAGCTTCATCTAGCACAGCAGGGAGGGGAGTATTTCCCAGAGAATGGACAGCAGCTGGGAGCAGGAGTTGTTACATATGAGGCCAGAGAGGCACCCCAATGGAACCATACCCCTTAGGAAGGCAGATTACAGTGGAAGTATTGGGCAGGGGTGGCCTAGGAGCCACCGCAACCAGAGGATCAATCTCAACAGGGACAAGCGTGCTAACCGGCTCCTTTTCAGCAGGGAGCGACAGCCTCTTCCTGGGAGAAGGACCGGAGGAGGCAGAAGCAACTTGCTTCCTCTTTCTATCCAGTAGGGAAAGAGAGGAAATAGGAGTATTCCCTAGTACATGAACACAGTTAGAACATAAACACAAAATGACCATATAGCAAGAATAAAAACCCATGAAAAACAAAGCCTTACCAGACGACATCTGGAATTCGGCAGCTGGGGGTTCTTGCTGACAGGTGGAGGTACcaacttcctcttcctcttcttcctctacctcttcttccttctcttcttcCTTCTCTTGCTCTACTTCATTAATGTCAAGAGGCACGGAGGCAGATGCACCAACAAGGGAAGAAAGTACACCAGAGTAAGAACGAGTTGCAACAGGGAGAGTAAATAAATGGCTAACCACGCTATGATCTCTTGAGGGAACTGGCTACTTCAAACCTGCAGCAGTACACCAGTAAGAAAATTAAGGTAAAAGAAAAACAACAGACACCCAGAAACTAAAATTGCCTTTAGAGGCCCCCCACTTATCAAATAAGTACTCGGGGGTGGGGGTAAGAGAGTCGATCTTAACAAAGATGAATTTCGTATTCCAGCCTTCATTCCTCACTTTGGGAGGAAGGATCACGCTAGGGTTGCTGCGGTCACAGGACCTCAAGGTGATAAGCCCGACAACAAAGGGTCTGAAAGTATAGAGCAGGGCGAGGTCACCCAAACCAA is a genomic window containing:
- the LOC141629495 gene encoding uncharacterized protein LOC141629495; translated protein: MRKSELSGRMVKWSIHLSGYDLKFEPRTAIKSQALADFVSDFSPTLQEQADSEILTVSEAKGEQVWELHVDGASNTKGAGVGLVLKSPKGEQIIQAVRCEFKATNNEAEYEALILGLQLALEMQINHITVYSDSQLIVNHVNNVYTARDPKMVAYLEVAKELKLRFASFHIQQIPMDQNVKADALATLGASFTPGVVGSIPFIYVMKHAIRQNEQQNASKAATTQWTYEAGILCTTTPQEETDDWRKPYISWLRDEVLPPDQKEARSFKMKSSRFVLIDGILFRKSLAGPYLRCLSIQEAQAVMFDIHSGDCGNHIGGRSLSNKTLRQGYFWPTMRKDAIDYVKKCEECQRHAPVSHQPAEHRHPIIAPWAFMKWGMDIVGPLTCASGNRTYMLAMTDYFSKWIEAKAFPQILEKHVISFIKRNIVSRYGIPLEIICDNGS